The Mauremys mutica isolate MM-2020 ecotype Southern chromosome 1, ASM2049712v1, whole genome shotgun sequence genome has a segment encoding these proteins:
- the LOC123368681 gene encoding islet amyloid polypeptide: MCNLKLPVIFIVLSVALSYLEATPMERLFSVADDLSDGTSNRQGWLLPVLSRNTPWGLNGALPQPAATKPKSHRLEKRKCNTATCVTQRLADFLVRSSNNIGAIYSPTDVGSNTYGKRDRVGLLNREPLNYLQL, from the exons ATGTGCAACCTAAAGCTGCCAGTTATCTTCATTGTGCTCTCTGTTGCTTTAAGCTACTTGGAGGCTACACCTATGGAAAG ACTATTCTCTGTGGCTGATGATCTATCTGATGGGACTTCCAACAGACAAGGATGGCTATTACCAGTCCTGTCAAGGAATACACCCTGGGGACTTAACGGGGCATTGCCACAACCGGCTGCAACAAAGCCTAAAAG TCACCGCTTGGAGAAACGGAAATGCAACACTGCTACATGTGTGACGCAACGTTTGGCTGACTTTTTAGTTCGATCCAGCAACAACATCGGAGCAATTTATTCACCTACCGATGTGGGATCCAATACATATGGCAAGAGGGACCGAGTTGGGCTTTTAAACAGAGAACCCCTAAATTATCTACAGCTTTAG